A region of Corvus cornix cornix isolate S_Up_H32 chromosome 3, ASM73873v5, whole genome shotgun sequence DNA encodes the following proteins:
- the LOC104685368 gene encoding cysteine-rich venom protein kaouthin-2 isoform X1, with product MILTVVFLCVTAVLPPSTGQEPEALGALSSSRAEQQKLIVDRHNALRKGVKPTASNMMKMEWCPPAAENAQNWANQCTLRHSPPNLRRTNVPCGENLFMSSAPLSWSYVLQSWYNEEKNFKYGTGAKTKGAVVGHYTQMVWHNSYKIGCGLAFCSNTTYSYFYVCQYCPAGNLISSMKTPYKEGEPCGDCPNSCEDGLCTNP from the exons ATGATTCTAACAGTGGTGTTCCTGTGTGTCACAGCTGTGCTACCTCCATCCACTGGACAG GAACCTGAAGCTCTTGGTGCTCTGtcaagcagcagagcagagcagcagaagctgaTTGTTGACAGACATAATGCCCTCAGGAAAGGAGTAAAACCAACTGCCAGCAACATGATGAAGATG GAATGGtgtcctccagctgcagagaatGCCCAAAACTGGGCCAATCAATGTACTTTAAGGCACAGTCCTCCTAATCTGAGGAGAACCA ATGTACCATGTGGTGAAAATCTCTTCATGTCCTCTGCCCCGTTGTCATGGTCATATGTTCTTCAGTCCTGGTACAATGAggagaaaaatttcaaatatgGAACTGGAGCAAAAACAAAAGGTGCTGTGGTTGGCCATTACACTCAG ATGGTTTGGCACAATTCTTATAAAATTGGATGTGGTTTAGCCTTCTGCAGCAACACTACGTACAGTTACTTTTACGTCTGCCAGTACTGCCCCGC GGGAAACCTAATAAGTTCAATGAAGACACCCTACAAGGAAGGAGAGCCCTGTGGGGATTGCCCTAATTCTTGTGAGGATGGATTATGCA CCAACCCTTGA
- the LOC104685368 gene encoding cysteine-rich venom protein kaouthin-2 isoform X2 gives MILTVVFLCVTAVLPPSTGQEPEALGALSSSRAEQQKLIVDRHNALRKGVKPTASNMMKMEWCPPAAENAQNWANQCTLRHSPPNLRRTNVPCGENLFMSSAPLSWSYVLQSWYNEEKNFKYGTGAKTKGAVVGHYTQMVWHNSYKIGCGLAFCSNTTYSYFYVCQYCPAGNLISSMKTPYKEGEPCGDCPNSCEDGLCS, from the exons ATGATTCTAACAGTGGTGTTCCTGTGTGTCACAGCTGTGCTACCTCCATCCACTGGACAG GAACCTGAAGCTCTTGGTGCTCTGtcaagcagcagagcagagcagcagaagctgaTTGTTGACAGACATAATGCCCTCAGGAAAGGAGTAAAACCAACTGCCAGCAACATGATGAAGATG GAATGGtgtcctccagctgcagagaatGCCCAAAACTGGGCCAATCAATGTACTTTAAGGCACAGTCCTCCTAATCTGAGGAGAACCA ATGTACCATGTGGTGAAAATCTCTTCATGTCCTCTGCCCCGTTGTCATGGTCATATGTTCTTCAGTCCTGGTACAATGAggagaaaaatttcaaatatgGAACTGGAGCAAAAACAAAAGGTGCTGTGGTTGGCCATTACACTCAG ATGGTTTGGCACAATTCTTATAAAATTGGATGTGGTTTAGCCTTCTGCAGCAACACTACGTACAGTTACTTTTACGTCTGCCAGTACTGCCCCGC GGGAAACCTAATAAGTTCAATGAAGACACCCTACAAGGAAGGAGAGCCCTGTGGGGATTGCCCTAATTCTTGTGAGGATGGATTATGCA gttaa
- the LOC109143739 gene encoding cysteine-rich venom protein-like has translation MERSHGEELGSLKTKGTHGMLRFPEKHALSLPAFHPGWAHASSNSKPMMWGYKSAAITISYFQAQHLNPGGPTAFEETPNFCISMPGLCLGWLFWRGICPPLTASVGLIDSVVSLPNDNNLEWKGFPYKKVNAFSFPHFKPQKEKQILELHNEIRRSVTPTARNMLKMVWSEKAAKNAQKWASQCGMKISPRDKRVINGVTCGENVLLSSYPRTWADAIQVWYSQSSNFKYGYGAISKNVNVESYTQLIWYNSYKVGCGVSYCPTGPYKYFYVCQYCPAGNNPMQIAMPYRSGPKCADCPGHCDKGLCTNPCKYQDFLGNCKNLKMLFGCSHPLVKKECPASCKCTTQII, from the exons ATGGAGAGGAGCCATGGTGAGGAGCTTGGCTCGCTGAAGACCAAAGGCACACATGGAATGCTGCGTTTTCCTGAGAAGCATGCACTTTCTCTACCTGCTTTTCACCCTGGCTGGGCACACGCCTCCTCCAATTCAAAACCAATGATGTGGGGTTACAAGAGTGCTGCCATCACAATTTCCTATTTCCAAGCCCAACATCTCAACCCTGGTGGTCCAACAGCCTTTGAAGAGACTCCTAACTTCTGCATTTCCATGCCTGGCCTTTGCTTGGGCTGGCTCTTTTGGAGGGGCATCTGCCCGCCTCTGACAGCATCTGTTGGATTGATTGACTCTGTTGTTTCTCTCCCTAATGATAACAATCTGGAGTGGAAG ggtTTTCCATATAAAAAAGTGAACgctttctcctttcctcattttaagcctcaaaaagaaaaacagatccTTGAGCTACACAATGAAATACGGAGATCTGTAACTCCCACAGCCAGGAACATGCTGAAGATG GTGTGGAGTGAGAAAGCTGCCAAAAATGCTCAGAAATGGGCAAGTCAGTGTGGGATGAAAATCAGTCCAAGAGACAAGAGAGTTATTAATG GTGTCACCTGTGGTGAGAATGTGTTGCTGTCATCCTACCCAAGAACATGGGCTGATGCAATTCAAGTGTGGTACAGTCAGTCCTCCAACTTCAAGTATGGATATGGAGCAATCTCGAAAAATGTCAATGTTGAGAGCTACACTCAG CTAATCTGGTACAACAGTTACAAGGTGGGATGTGGAGTTTCCTACTGTCCCACAGGCCCGTACAAGTACTTTTATGTTTGCCAATACTGCCCCGC aggaaataacCCCATGCAAATAGCTATGCCTTACAGAAGTGGACCAAAGTGTGCTGACTGTCCTGGCCACTGTGACAAAGGACTTTGCA cCAACCCTTGTAAGTATCAAGACTTCCTTGGAAActgcaaaaatctgaaaatgttgTTTGGCTGTAGCCACCCACTGGTGAAGAAGGAGTGTCCTGCAAGCTGCAAATGCACCACTCAAATCATCTAA